cctggcctctggtgctgctcctctctgccccattCCCTCCCTTTCCGGGCTCAGCCCCGCCTCTCCCCCGGCCTAACCCTCTTCCCGGAGGATGGGTGAGCTGGATCAGCCTGGTCAGCCTCCCAGCCAGGCGTGTGTGCACAcgctggggggatgggggtgcTGAGGCGCAAACACTCCCCctgaagaggggagggggcgcaTGCCACTTGCTTTCCCCGAGCAAGTGGAAGTGAGTGAGGTGCCCTGCAGCCCTCCCCCTGCTTGCTTCTGGCTCGGGCAAAGGGCGTCCAGGGGAAAGCGAAGTGATTCGGTGTCGGCCCTCTTTGTCCTTCCCCGTCCACATGCACTGAGTGTTGCACTTTCATCTGGGGAGGAGGCGTGTTGATGAGCCAGCGGCCTAGAACCGGGGCCAAGTCCAGCGGGCACAACACCATCTCCTCCTTCAGCTCCCAAAGGAGGTGTCCAGACACAGACTTTATgatgattatatttttttcaatgctAGTGCTGCTCAGCCCTCAGCATAATTTCAGTTTTCATGAAATAAACAGTGACTGTATAAAATTCCACCTTTTTGAAACTAAAATCTGAGCTTAGGTGACTTCCTACTTTCCCAAGAAGCTGAGCCTGCGCTCCTTCGGAAGGGTCGCGGTCCTCCCAGTGAGGGGCGGTGCGCCTGCGTCCCACCTACACCGTGCAGCAGCGCCAGCTCACAGGGGGCGACCTAGGTTGCCATAGAGGTCAGGCCTGCGGTGCTGGAACACAGGCAGGTGTTGGCGCAGCTGTCGCAGGTAACCAAGGTCGATTCGGGCAAGGCAGAGGCCTGGTCCCTCAGAGCAGCAGGCCACCACCGTTCCCCAGGGGTCCACCACCATGCTGTGGCCATAACTCGCTCTCTTCTCGTGATGGCGTCCACACTGAGCTGCTGCCACGACGTAGCACTGGGTTTCGATGGCACGGGCCCGCAGCAGCACCTGGGGAGACGTGTGGCAGCTGGTgcgtgtgtggggtggggggtgctagGCCAACCTACCCACCGTGACCAGCTGTAGTTGCCAAGGACTGACGCACGGTACTGACTGCTGAGCACACGAGAGGGAGGCAGCGGTTTAGGAGTGAGTTTCCCAACCAGCTGAGGCGGCGGACAAAATCTAACCAGTCGGGCGGAGGGAAAAGGTGGCGAGAAGGCCCGAGTGGCCTGATGGGGCACTCTTACCTCCCAGTGGGCCGGACCTGTCACAGACCCGAAAGCCGAGGGGTAGGTAAGTATTTCTGCTCCAGCCTGAGCCAGTGCCAGAGAGAGTTCAGGGAACCGCATGTCATAGCAGATAGCCAGACCGACCTGGAATGAAAGAACCGTCCTGTCTGTCCTGGCATCTAgccacaccccctgccctgctccttggGATGTTCGATGTGTGGCCACGTCGAGGTACTCCTGTCCTGGCCCTCcggttccctttcctcctccccgcACTGCTCTCACCCGGCCCGCTGGTGTCCTGACGGGCAGCTCGAGCCTGGGCCCAGGCATGGTGGAGTTGCTCTCGCGCATCGGCCCCTGCCCTGGAATCTCCACATCACACAGGTGTGTCTTCCTGTAAGTGGCCACTACTGACCctagaggaggaaggagaaggagtaTCCGATGCTGATGCTCCAGAAGCCCGATGTAGCCCCTCTGCTCCCAAGGAGGAGCCCTTGGCCATGGAAATAGAGCAAAGACAACGATTCTGGAGAACCCTCGTTTAGGTGGAAGAGCTTGGCGAGAGGCAAACGAAAAAGGGTTGTGAGGTCTCACCCTCGCTGTCCAGGAGCACATGGCAATTGTAGATTTTCTGCGTCTGCTCCCAGTCGTGGCCACGTTCGTGGAACCCGCCCAAGGACAGCCAGAGTCCACattccctgggtggggggtggacacTGGCACTCTTCCCAAAGCTCCACCCTCACACCCAGCAATCCAGACACTGCCCAACAGAgaagacccctccctcccccttttcctgaTACCTGGCAAGCTGGGCATATTCTCCCAAAAGGGTCCCTCCCAGCGGCTCAGACAGGTGTAGAGTCTCCGCGGGGTCCCGTGCAATGAAGTCAAATGCCTCTGGCAGGAAAGCCAGGCAAGCACCCAATCGGGCAGCCTCTCGAACCAGCTCAGCACAAGCTTTAAAGTTCTGCTGCTTGTCTGGTGTGGATGTTACCTGGCACACAGCAACCAGGGGCATttcccaggaggaagaggagttaGCCATGGCTCTGGGTCTGCGAATGGTGCAGGTGGGACTCAGGTTTCCCAGCGTGGGGAAACCCAAGTTCGATAGCAAGGGGCTCAAGTGGGGCGCAGGAAAGCTGGGCTTCCCTTTGGTTCTGTGCTCACAATGACCTGCCCATCACATGTCCGGTGGATGGTGGGTACCCCACTGTTTCCCATCACCATTCatttagtatttattgagcatctactatgtgccaggcactgaggataCAAAACATGTTACCTTGACTGAGCACAGAGTACTGAGCGTTGAGGTATCCGCAGTCCGCGCCACAGAAGGGACAGGTGGTgaggagccctgaccaggaagctGAGCCTGAGGAAGGCAAGAGACGAGGCTCGACCCCTCCCTCATGCAACACTTCCAGAGTTCTCCGACTTCTCGCTTCACACCATGAGGCTGAACTGAGGCCCTGCCGGTGAAGAACCCGCCCCCAACAATCTTCCAAACACACTTTAAGTAATTATGGGCCACAGGAAGAGACGATGAGGTGGGAAGACAGAAGTCACCTGTACTTCCAGCGACCTCGCATTGACCTGAAGCCCTGTCCTCTGCCAAGCTCTTGCAGCCCAAAAGGCACCTTCCAGCAacttccccgcccccgcccctctggACCGTGCACCTGCACAGCTGGATCGCATACCCAGGATCTTTGCGGTACCCCGACCCCTCCGCCGATCGCGCCCCGCACCCCCCTCTGCTCAGCCTGCCCCCCCCGGGTGGTGTCTCCGTGGCACATGTGAAGGCACCGCTGGTGGGAGTCACCACGCCCGCGGCTCGGGGAGCAGGTCCTACATGTAGACACAGCTAACACCATCCGACGTGGAGAGTctacaaggggggggggggggcagttccGAGCGAGGAGGCGGAGCCCCGCTTCCGGAAGTGACCTAAGCGCCGCGCCGCGCGCCGGAAGCCCCGCAAGCGGCGAAGATGGCGGAAAGCAGCGGTCGCGCCGGCAAGAGCAGCGGGAGCGGCGCGGGGAAGGGGGCGGTGTCGGCCGAGCAGGTGAGCTGCGGAGAGGGCGCCAGAGGGCAGCCCGCTGGGTCCAGAGGGGGCCCCCGCAGCTGCCGCAGGTTTTCTCTCCAGGCCCGCGTTCGCAGGGGCACCGGGGCGGGCAGGGTCCTGGAGAAGCCCGCGGGGCCCGGAGAGCCGAGAAAGCCACGCCCCTCGGGTGCCGGGAGAGCCCCCGGGAAGGGATCCCTGAGATGCAGGGTCTGGGAAGACGCCGGGATCTggtgggagctgggtccacgcTCTCCCTACTTCTCCGCGGCCCGCCACAGGCCGTGGCTGGGCACGGCCGCTCCTAAGGAAACCCAGGGGATTAGTCTGGGGCTGGCCGTGGAGTCGGCTACCTGACCCTGAAAGTAAGTGGACAGTCGCCGTCACTGCAGAGCCACGTGACGCACACACTGCATAAGTCCTGCGTTTTTACTACTTTGATTTCGGGAATCATTAGATTGAGTTTCTTTAGAGATCAAAAACCCTTTTCTAAACCGAGTTTGCATTTCCTTCCTGTGCTTAACATCgggaaacattttataaattaatcagAAAGCCCTTTGTGCTTGGGCACCATGGTTTGCCAACCTTGGCTAGTGTTtaacagagatgaaaagaaatcttcataagagaaaggaaagcataATTAAACAATAGCTCTTTTAATTATGGATTCTTTTACCGGTTATTTGTTGAACAGTTACAGAGGCAAAGGTATTTGCATGAGGGTTTTTAAAACTGCCCCTTCCTTGCCATCAAAGAGTTCTAGTCTGTTTGGGGAAAATAAACCATACAGAATGGTACTAGGAAGCAGAAGAGGTATAAAGTGCTATAGGATtttgaggagggaggaagagagtttCAGAcgggggaaaaggaaagggagaggaacctAATGCTTTGTGAGTTTctgccatgtgccagacactctgcTGGGTACTGGGAAACAGAAGAAGGAAATAGGCCTTGTTATAAAGTTAGCTCACAGACCCCTTTGAGAAAAGACAAACCAAGCCATAAGGTTGACAGCGTCCCACACAGGCCCTTATTTGTGGCAGGTGGTGGAGGGACCCCTAGTGAGCATGAGGTTATGGGattgggggaggaggaggtgggaaagAGAAGCTATgtaaggtggggggggggggctgtgacCATAGGAAGAGCACTAGGGTCAGACACACGTGTGTGTGGATCACATTTCTACTATTCATGTCTGCCACCACCCAGGAGTTACTACTGCTCTTGCCCTTTCCCTCCTGTTAAGACTTAACGGTCCCTGGCTCATCACGGCGTTGTGATTATGAGGCAAGACAATGCATTCAGAGTGTTCTGCCCAGTGACCAGAATGCAGTGTGTGTTTGTAAATGCTGGTTATTTTGTTCTCTAGAAGTGCTCCTTCAGTGCAGTTCTAAAGGATGAGAGAAGTTAGTCAAGCAAGGAAGGAAGTGGAGGGTTTTCAAGGTGGAGGGGACAGTGTGCCTGAAAGCACTCAGGCACGAAGCTGCCTgatgtgtgtgggaggcaggtaGACTCAAGTTTTGGAATGGACTGCAAGACTtggatgtgaagaaaaagggatACAAGGAATCTAGGATGTTTTTCAGGTTTCTGTCTTCAGTGGATGCTGGTGCCATCGGGACTATAAGAAGATGAACAAGTTTGTGGGGAGAAAATAAGTTTATTGTAGGATTTTAAGTTAGGGCTTCCTGTGGGACATCCAGGTAGAGACATGTAGTAAGTGACTAGATGTATAAATCTTGAGTTACAGGAAGAAATCTGAGTTGGAGCTATAGGTTAGAGAATTCTGAGCTTGTAGATGGTAGACAAAGCCATGGTTATGGATGAAATCATCTAGGGTTTTGTTCAGAAAGTGGAAAAAGAAGCAAACGGTCGTGGAGAGAGAGAATCCCTCAGAAGAGACTCAAGAATTGTGATAACTGAGTTTTGAGACTGTAGAGATCACTGGGTGAAAAATACAAGATTTCTGGTTGCTGCACATTTGAGCCACAGCGAGATGGAAGCAGTAACACATTGTGCTGGACActggacttgtatatcttctGTCATTTAACGACTGCCACTTGAAGTAGGGTGTGGTGTCCTCTGAGTTTTCGGAGTCTTCGCTTAACTTA
This portion of the Phyllostomus discolor isolate MPI-MPIP mPhyDis1 chromosome 14, mPhyDis1.pri.v3, whole genome shotgun sequence genome encodes:
- the NIT1 gene encoding deaminated glutathione amidase isoform X4 — encoded protein: MVLAVSTCRTCSPSRGRGDSHQRLSFLVRAPHHLSLLWRGLRIPQRSVLCAQSRECGLWLSLGGFHERGHDWEQTQKIYNCHVLLDSEGSVVATYRKTHLCDVEIPGQGPMRESNSTMPGPRLELPVRTPAGRVGLAICYDMRFPELSLALAQAGAEILTYPSAFGSVTGPAHWEVLLRARAIETQCYVVAAAQCGRHHEKRASYGHSMVVDPWGTVVACCSEGPGLCLARIDLGYLRQLRQHLPVFQHRRPDLYGNLGRPL
- the NIT1 gene encoding deaminated glutathione amidase isoform X2; protein product: MLSFLVRAPHHLSLLWRGLRIPQRSVLCAQCRPRAMANSSSSWEMPLVAVCQVTSTPDKQQNFKACAELVREAARLGACLAFLPEAFDFIARDPAETLHLSEPLGGTLLGEYAQLARECGLWLSLGGFHERGHDWEQTQKIYNCHVLLDSEGSVVATYRKTHLCDVEIPGQGPMRESNSTMPGPRLELPVRTPAGRVGLAICYDMRFPELSLALAQAGAEILTYPSAFGSVTGPAHWEVLLRARAIETQCYVVAAAQCGRHHEKRASYGHSMVVDPWGTVVACCSEGPGLCLARIDLGYLRQLRQHLPVFQHRRPDLYGNLGRPL
- the NIT1 gene encoding deaminated glutathione amidase isoform X3; translated protein: MANSSSSWEMPLVAVCQVTSTPDKQQNFKACAELVREAARLGACLAFLPEAFDFIARDPAETLHLSEPLGGTLLGEYAQLARECGLWLSLGGFHERGHDWEQTQKIYNCHVLLDSEGSVVATYRKTHLCDVEIPGQGPMRESNSTMPGPRLELPVRTPAGRVGLAICYDMRFPELSLALAQAGAEILTYPSAFGSVTGPAHWEVLLRARAIETQCYVVAAAQCGRHHEKRASYGHSMVVDPWGTVVACCSEGPGLCLARIDLGYLRQLRQHLPVFQHRRPDLYGNLGRPL
- the NIT1 gene encoding deaminated glutathione amidase isoform X1; protein product: MLSFLVRAPHHLSLLWRGLRIPQRSVLCAQSRPRAMANSSSSWEMPLVAVCQVTSTPDKQQNFKACAELVREAARLGACLAFLPEAFDFIARDPAETLHLSEPLGGTLLGEYAQLARECGLWLSLGGFHERGHDWEQTQKIYNCHVLLDSEGSVVATYRKTHLCDVEIPGQGPMRESNSTMPGPRLELPVRTPAGRVGLAICYDMRFPELSLALAQAGAEILTYPSAFGSVTGPAHWEVLLRARAIETQCYVVAAAQCGRHHEKRASYGHSMVVDPWGTVVACCSEGPGLCLARIDLGYLRQLRQHLPVFQHRRPDLYGNLGRPL